TGTAGAAACCTTTTTATATGTGGTGTACATGCACACTAAGGTATAAAGCTTTTGTACACTAGGCTGACATCCATAAATCAAAACCCCTTTGGTACCGGTAGGGGGATAAAGGATAGCATGACTTGAAGCCAAGGGAAAGTTCAAAAATCCAAAAGAGGATTGACGCTATAGGCGGCAAATGTTAAAATATTAAAAAGATATATAAGTGAAATAGACTTAAACTTAGAATATCTATAATAATTAAAGGTGATTCAATATGGTTATAAAACCTGAAAATATGCTGACAAATTCCCTCGACAAGACGATTGTCTTGGGATTGAGAGACGGTTCTGTTTACAGAGGAACCCTTAAAGGATTTGACGAATATGAGAATATTATCCTGAGTGATGTCATAAGGATAAAACCGGAAAATAAAGGAAGCGAAGGAGTAAAAGAAGCAGTTTTCAAAGGTGGTAATGTAGTTTATATATTCAGACAATAGGCATCTTTCAAAAGAGGTTCATATAATAGGAATAAAAATTGTTGCCACACAAAAGAGTTAAAAAAATATGAAAATGGCAAATATTCTGATAGGAGATTACAAAAGAGCTACTCTCACACCTCTCTAGGATATCATGATGGGGGTCAGTTAAACTCCATTAAAGGTTGGTCTTCATGAAGGCTTTTTTGCTGGATATAGATTATGAGACACAGGATAACAGAGCGGTGATAAGGCTCTTTCTCAAAGATGAGAAGGGCAGATTCTTTTTAGCAAAGGACAGGAACTTTTTTCCCTACTTTTATGCCTTCATATCAGGTTATCCAAATGAAATAATCCACAGTATTAAAGAACTGGATGAAAAGGCGAGGATTAAGAAGCTGGAGATGGTTGAGAAGGAATATTTCAAAAAGAGAATAAATGTGCTCAGGATTATTGTCGGTCATCCCCAGGATGTTGTTGCTGTGAGGGAGCAGATAAAGGAATTAGAGGGTATAGACGAAATACATGAATATGACATCCTTTTTGCTCGAAGGTATCTTATTGATAAAAATATTACACCCATGGACTGGCTTGAAATAGAAGGCAAAAAAAGAGACGAATATCTGGAAGTGGATATGATAAAAAGGGCTCAGGGTGAAGTACCGGAACTTAAAATACTCTCCTTTGACACAGAAGTCTACAATCCTAAAGGTGCACCCAGACCAGATAGAGACCCTATAACTATGGTAAGTCTTGCCTCCAGCACAGGACTGAAAAAAGTGCTCACATGGAAGGATGAACTTGAAGACCTTGACTTTGTGGAGGTACTCCCTGATGAGGCTTCTGTTCTTAAAAGGTTCGAAGACATTGTATTTGAAGAAGATTTCGATATTGTCATAGGTTACAACACAGACAACTTTGACTTCCCTTATCTTGAAAAGAGACTAAAAGCTCTGGACATTAGTTTTTCCATTGCCAGAGATGGAAGTGAATTAAAGCTGAGTGGAAGAAAAAATCTTCCTGAAGCTAAAATCAAAGGCAGACCCCATGCAGATGTATATTCTATTGTAAAAAGGAATGTGAAGCTTTCCAGCTACGTTCTGGAGAATGTGGTGAAAGAGGTTCTGGGGATACAAAAGGAGAAGATTCCCGGTGAAAAACTGTATCAATACTGGGATGAAGGTGGTGAGAATCTCAGAAAACTTGCCAGATATTCACTGGAGGATGCCGAAGTTACTCTCAAACTGGGGCAAAAGTTTCTACCTTTATATGAGCAGCTCGCAAGAATTATAGGTCAGACACTGCATGATGTGGCGCGGATGACAACAGGACAGCTTGTGGAGTGGCTCCTAATGAGAGAGTCTTCCCTTAAAGGTAATATTATACCTAATCGGCCTCATGGGGCTGAATATATGGCAAGAGCGGGGGAGACTTATACTGGAGGCTATGTAAAAAGTCCAAAAAGAGGGCTCTCTGAAAACATTGCTGTTTTCGATTTCAGAAGCCTGTATCCCAGCGTTATTGTAACTCATAATATTGACCCTTCAACACTGAAGATGGAGAACTGTAAAGAGAATATTGTGCCTGAGTTCGGCTATTGTTTCGAGACTTCCCACAGAGGCTTCATACCGGAAATCCTGAAGGACTTGGTAGGAAAAAGAAATATAATCAAAAAGAAACTTAAAGAGACCAGTGACCCCGTAGAAAGGCTCTTTCTGCATGTCCAGCAGCATGCTTTGAAAATTCTCGCCAACAGCTTTTATGGTTATATGGGATACCCCAGGGCAAGATGGTATAAAAGAGAATGCGCCCAGGCAGTGGCATCCCTAGCAAGGATGTATATCAAAAAGGTAATGAAGATTGCCGAGGAGGACTTCAGCCTGGAGGTTATTTATGGTGATACTGATTCTCTCTTTGTGGTAGTTCCTGAAAATAAAAGAGATATAGCAATTAAATTCTTAGAAAGAGTAAATGCTGACCTTCCTGGAATAATCGAGCTTGAATATGAGGGTTACTATAAGAGAGGCCTATTTGTTACTAAGAAGCGATATGCCCTGATTGATGAAAAGGGAAAAATTACTGTTAAGGGTCTAGAGTTTGTGAGAAGGGACTGGGCGGCCATAGCAAGAAGGACCCAGGAGAAGGTATTAGGGATACTGCTGAAAGATGCCAATCCAGAAAAGGCTGCAAAGCTTGTCAGAGAAGTTATTATAAACATAAAAGAAAGAAGGGTCAAACTGGAAGACCTGATAATCTACACCCAGCTCACAAAGAGCATAAAAAGCTACAAGAACATTGAGCCCCATCTGATTGCTGCCAAAAAGCTCAAGACCAGAGGAAAGGAGGTTACACCGGGCATGATAATAGGTTATGTTATTGTCAGGGGCACTAACAAACTGATATCCATGAGAGCCGAACCTGCTGCTTTTGTGAAACTAGAGAACTACGACCCTGACTATTATATCGACAACCAGATTTTGCCGGCAGTACTTAGAATCTTCGAAGCCATTGGCTACACCAGAGATTACCTGCGAGATGGCATACAACAGAAAAGCCTGAAGGGATGGTTTGAATAGCCTAATCGTGCTGTTAAACAGCCCTTCCTCACCAGCAAGTTTAAATAAAAGGAAAAATACAGAGAATAATATGATTGGAGCTATTTTAAAGAGGCGGTCTATTCGAAAGTACGAGGATAAAGAAATGCCAGAGGAAGACATAAAAGAGATCCTCGAGGCTGCCATGTATGCTCCTACCGCCTGGGGAACCAGACCCTGGCATTTTATTGTTGTAAAGAAAAGCGAACTGAAGCAAAAACTTTCTGAAGCCACACCATATGCATCTCATGCTGCCAAGGCTCCTGTGTTAATTGTACTGGTGGTGAATATGAACCTGGCAAAGCAGTGGGTGGAGGACATGAGCATCGCAGCAGACCATATAATGCTCCAGGCGACAGACCTGGATTACGGTAGCTGCTTTGTTCAAATAAGAGGCAGCGACTATAAAGGGCGAGATGCCCAGAAGTATGTAAAAGAATTGCTGAAAATACCTTCTGAGTTCAATGTGGAGTGTATGGTCACACTGGGAAAGGCAGCCGAAGAAAAGGATGCCCATACCAGAAAGGAGATTGATAAAGAAAGGATTCACTGGGATGGCTGGTAATCATCTATCTATTTCCTTATTCAATAACCCTGCTCAATCCTGAGACGTTGACTTAACTACATGAGTGGTGTTAGCGATTCGGGCAGTCCCATATAGCACCTGCAAACACTCTCCCCCTACCAGCACAAACACTGCAAAGCACATATTTCCAGCTTATATAATCCGTTCAAAATCCATATGAATACTCATATCCAAAAAATCCTCTATTTTTAACCAGTAAATGAGAGTAGGGCCACTCTCCCCATCCAACTTTTTTCTATCCAGTATGCTTCAACAATATATTATAAATTTTACTGATATTTATTATTTTCGGAACTATATTCTTTATTTATATAATTAAATCTTTAGTTTACAACTAAAAAGTTTATTTGATAACTAAAAAGTTTATTAGGCGAATAAAAATAAAGGTTGGAAACAAAGTATTAATGTAATGAAAGAGATTCT
The sequence above is drawn from the archaeon BMS3Bbin15 genome and encodes:
- the polB gene encoding DNA polymerase II; this translates as MKAFLLDIDYETQDNRAVIRLFLKDEKGRFFLAKDRNFFPYFYAFISGYPNEIIHSIKELDEKARIKKLEMVEKEYFKKRINVLRIIVGHPQDVVAVREQIKELEGIDEIHEYDILFARRYLIDKNITPMDWLEIEGKKRDEYLEVDMIKRAQGEVPELKILSFDTEVYNPKGAPRPDRDPITMVSLASSTGLKKVLTWKDELEDLDFVEVLPDEASVLKRFEDIVFEEDFDIVIGYNTDNFDFPYLEKRLKALDISFSIARDGSELKLSGRKNLPEAKIKGRPHADVYSIVKRNVKLSSYVLENVVKEVLGIQKEKIPGEKLYQYWDEGGENLRKLARYSLEDAEVTLKLGQKFLPLYEQLARIIGQTLHDVARMTTGQLVEWLLMRESSLKGNIIPNRPHGAEYMARAGETYTGGYVKSPKRGLSENIAVFDFRSLYPSVIVTHNIDPSTLKMENCKENIVPEFGYCFETSHRGFIPEILKDLVGKRNIIKKKLKETSDPVERLFLHVQQHALKILANSFYGYMGYPRARWYKRECAQAVASLARMYIKKVMKIAEEDFSLEVIYGDTDSLFVVVPENKRDIAIKFLERVNADLPGIIELEYEGYYKRGLFVTKKRYALIDEKGKITVKGLEFVRRDWAAIARRTQEKVLGILLKDANPEKAAKLVREVIINIKERRVKLEDLIIYTQLTKSIKSYKNIEPHLIAAKKLKTRGKEVTPGMIIGYVIVRGTNKLISMRAEPAAFVKLENYDPDYYIDNQILPAVLRIFEAIGYTRDYLRDGIQQKSLKGWFE
- a CDS encoding small nuclear ribonucleoprotein, whose translation is MVIKPENMLTNSLDKTIVLGLRDGSVYRGTLKGFDEYENIILSDVIRIKPENKGSEGVKEAVFKGGNVVYIFRQ
- the nox gene encoding NADH dehydrogenase; this translates as MIGAILKRRSIRKYEDKEMPEEDIKEILEAAMYAPTAWGTRPWHFIVVKKSELKQKLSEATPYASHAAKAPVLIVLVVNMNLAKQWVEDMSIAADHIMLQATDLDYGSCFVQIRGSDYKGRDAQKYVKELLKIPSEFNVECMVTLGKAAEEKDAHTRKEIDKERIHWDGW